Proteins from a single region of Hordeum vulgare subsp. vulgare chromosome 6H, MorexV3_pseudomolecules_assembly, whole genome shotgun sequence:
- the LOC123402862 gene encoding receptor like protein 22-like, with protein MGATHTLQHLHVLMLLLLCSCSMHASSANTTAAVPCLADQASALLHLKRSFTHANLPSWRDGEDCCHWEGVACDTASGRVISLNLSAVDATIRRVGPALLNLTSLKSLSLSTACISKGLSSLSKLPSLNNLELHGPSSRDPVGPELSSVGDIRQLTSLRLEGYDFSRSRPSWIGNLTGLAHLRMHGCDFTGPVPDQIGTLAKLTLLDFENCNYAGQPVPSWIGNLTRLTKLGVQGCRHSGSIPSTIANLTRLEVIRLGNNNLVGKIPQSLFALPALRALSLKNNQLSGHLEDIPSPIYSSLSKVEINDNQLTGHIPKSILQLKHIKYLNLESNRLSGTIKLSSFWRLERLYFLSLSNNKLSIIVEEEEVDVLNSLPNICYLYLASCNLTKFPSSLRYLDKVSVLDLSSNQINDVIPSWVWGNWKDQLECLNLSRNMFTALEKFPSLVHMSRLTVLDLSFNRLQGSIPIPVTAMSGNVLDYSNNNFSSILHDFGRYIRSFYLDLSKNKLNGHVPSSICRASHLNILDLSYNNFSGSLPSCLIGNGKLAVLKLRENQFSGTLPENITEECKFRTIDLNRNQIEGELPRSLSNCQELELLDLGNNQVRGSFPSWLGILPKLRVLVLRSNQLNGTIKDLDGDHGTINQFPSLQILCLGSNRFHGHLPKGWFNKFKAMMENVNEEGRVLGYYTNTTHGFYKDTVTITLKGSDLIFTKILTTFKAIDFSDNSFDGHFPESIGNLVSLHGVNMSSNNFTGQMPSSFSNLSQLESLDLSWNQISGEIPQLLTSLTSLAWLNLSYNNLVGRIPQGNQFLSFPNSSFEGNMGLCGSPLSKQCETASSALTPPEPQDRLDAILHFTFIGLGFGVGFASAITFRMFFHIEGLDCNHW; from the exons ATGGGGGCTACTCACACCCTGCAGCACCTCCACGTCCTCATGCTCCTCCTCCTATGCTCCTGTTCCATGCACGCTAGTTCAGCCAACACCACCGCCGCCGTCCCTTGCCTCGCAGACCAAGCCTCTGCCCTCCTCCACCTCAAACGTTCCTTCACCCATGCAAACCTACCGTCATGGCGAGACGGAGAGGACTGCTGCCATTGGGAGGGCGTCGCCTGCGACACCGCCTCCGGAAGGGTCATCTCCCTGAACCTCAGTGCCGTCGATGCGACGATCCGCCGCGTCGGCCCCGCACTCCTTAACCTCACCTCCCTGAAGAGCTTGAGCCTCAGCACCGCGTGCATTTCCAAGGGGCTCTCTTCACTGAGCAAGCTCCCATCACTGAACAATCTGGAGCTTCACGGGCCAAGCTCCCGGGATCCGGTAGGTCCGGAGCTATCTTCGGTTGGCGATATCAGGCAGCTGACGTCTTTGCGCCTCGAGGGCTATGATTTCTCTCGGTCACGGCCCTCTTGGATCGGCAATCTGACGGGCTTGGCGCATCTGCGCATGCACGGTTGCGATTTCACCGGCCCGGTGCCTGATCAGATCGGCACTCTTGCGAAGCTGACGCTGCTTGATTTCGAAAATTGCAACTACGCCGGGCAACCGGTGCCTTCATGGATCGGAAACCTTACCAGGTTGACAAAGTTGGGCGTCCAAGGTTGCCGGCATTCTGGGTCAATTCCCTCGACAATCGCAAACCTGACCCGGCTTGAAGTTATTCGGCTCGGGAACAACAACCTTGTCG GGAAAATTCCACAATCTTTGTTCGCTCTTCCAGCATTGCGAGCGCTTTCCCTAAAGAACAATCAACTTTCTGGTCATCTTGAAGACATTCCTTCCCCTATATATTCATCCTTGTCTAAGGTTGAGATAAACGACAACCAGTTAACTGGCCATATACCCAAATCAATCCTTCAGCTTAAACATATTAAATACCTCAACCTTGAATCAAATAGATTGTCAGGCACAATCAAACTAAGCTCTTTCTGGAGGTTGGAGAGACTGTATTTTCTGAGTCTATCCAATAACAAGCTATCAATCattgtcgaggaagaagaagtggaCGTTTTAAATTCCCTTCCTAACATCTGCTACTTATACCTTGCATCCTGCAACCTCACAAAATTTCCTAGTTCACTGAGATATCTAGATAAAGTTTCCGTTCTTGACCTTTCAAGTAATCAAATAAACGATGTTATACCAAGTTGGGTATGGGGGAATTGGAAGGACCAGCTTGAGTGTTTGAACCTCTCGCGCAACATGTTCACTGCTTTGGAGAAGTTTCCTTCTCTTGTTCATATGTCACGCCTAACTGTTCTTGATCTCAGTTTTAATAGGCTTCAAGGCAGCATACCAATACCGGTAACTGCAATGTCTGGGAATGTATTGGATTATTCAAACAATAACTTCTCTTCCATTCTTCATGACTTTGGAAGATATATTAGAAGCTTCTACCTCGATTTGTCCAAGAATAAATTAAACGGTCATGTACCATCTTCCATCTGCAGAGCAAGCCATCTCAATATCTTGGACCTGTCTTACAACAATTTTAGTGGATCACTCCCATCATGTCTTATAGGAAATGGGAAACTAGCTGTGTTGAAGTTGAGAGAAAATCAATTCAGTGGGACGCTGCCTGAAAATATTACAGAGGAATGCAAGTTTCGAACAATAGATTTGAACAGAAATCAAATTGAAGGCGAACTACCAAGATCATTGTCAAATTGTCAAGAGTTAGAGCTTCTTGATCTTGGTAACAATCAGGTCCGCGGTTCCTTTCCGTCTTGGTTGGGTATTCTTCCAAAGCTCCGGGTCCTTGTCTTACGGTCCAACCAGCTCAATGGAACAATAAAGGATCTTGATGGTGACCATGGAACCATCAACCAGTTCCCTAGTTTGCAAATACTCTGTTTGGGTTCCAACAGATTCCATGGACACCTGCCAAAAGGATGGTTTAATAAATTCAAAGCAATGATGGAGAATGTCAACGAGGAGGGACGAGTTTTAGGATATTACACAAACACAACACATGGATTTTATAAAGACACTGTTACCATCACACTTAAGGGATCCGACCTTATTTTCACCAAGATTCTAACTACTTTCAAAGCAATCGATTTCTCAGACAACTCATTTGATGGTCATTTTCCAGAGTCAATTGGGAATCTTGTTTCGCTTCACGGGGTTAATATGTCATCCAACAACTTCACAGGACAAATGCCATCTAGCTTCAGTAACTTGTCTCAGCTGGAATCGTTGGACCTCTCTTGGAACCAGATTTCAGGAGAAATCCCGCAATTGCTGACCTCTCTAACCTCTCTTGCTTGGTTGAATCTTTCATACAACAATTTGGTCGGAAGAATACCTCAGGGCAACCAGTTCTTGTCATTTCCCAATAGTTCATTTGAAGGCAACATGGGCCTATGTGGAAGTCCGCTCTCTAAACAATGTGAGACTGCTTCAAGTGCATTGACCCCTCCTGAACCACAGGATAGACTTGATGCCATCCTTCACTTCACATTTATCGGCCTGGGGTTTGGAGTGGGTTTTGCATCGGCAATTACGTTCCGAATGTTTTTCCACATTGAAGGATTGGACTGCAATCATTGGTAA
- the LOC123402863 gene encoding uncharacterized protein LOC123402863: MEGGLPEAAAAAGVAGGGAYEGENLTSGRPPPGFDGVRVKAMRGAIQGHPLAHESHVQGAPMDGYRSSPNQRNNGAFWDERQVCTPAEEQQSPAERSAGSVRSRGRRTKNFSDKEDNMLVLAWLNISMEVAPGNEQVRSYWQRIYCYFHRNRNFESDRNQNSLTHRWSTIQEHVQKFCWCYDRIGCKNGITEEERIVQALGVYKSEEKKAFGFLHCWNTLHAHQKWTDRLSQKKQKTTSNSSPGTFALGTNSIRLDDEAEARSPKNDDSGSDDGGDCGHELRVQALECALQEQPLDHKPHLQVAAMDGYTYRSLLNQGNKEPFWDDRQLGSSSAEEQQSPVEQAIPSMPTNIKRTETFSDKEDYMLVLAWLNISMDATQGNEQTCSTYWQRMHCYFHENRNFESDRNQNSLLHRWSTIQEHVQKFCRCYDHVGCRSVMTEKDKIVQALEVYKAEEKKAFGFLHCWNTLQLHKKWTDMLSQKKQKTTPNSSPDTSNSSWPDGEAEAPTPENEPLERPVGSMAEKEQLQLRKSSVSPNNNIYMEAADHLWSNKRVANSVKELKEDEHFEQACALEEERIANEKDMIAHKRKKLEVKERELEFKRKKLEVRERELELQRRLEDGRIMDMDISAMAGPQQQFYMSLQNEIIARRCNSSK, from the exons ATGGAGGGGGGCCtgccggaggcggcggcggcggcgggcgtcgCCGGAGGAGGCGCCTACGAGGGGGAGAATCTCACCTCCGGGAGGCCGCCCCCGGGCTTCGACGGGGTCCGCGTCAAGGCCATGCGGGGCGCCATCCAGGGACACCCTCTCGCCCACGAGTCCCACGTGCAG GGTGCCCCGATGGATGGTTACAGGAGCTCACCGAATCAGCGCAACAACGGCGCATTTTGGGACGAGCGTCAAGTTTGTACCCCAGCTGAGGAGCAGCAGTCGCCAGCTGAGCGATCTGCTGGCTCGGTGAGATCAAGGGGAAGGAGAACAAAAAATTTCAGCGATAAGGAGGACAATATGTTGGTGCTGGCATGGCTGAATATCAGCATGGAAGTAGCACCAGGGAACGAACAAGTTCGTTCTTATTGGCAGAGGATATACTGTTACTTCCACCGGAACAGGAACTTCGAGTCGGATCGCAATCAAAATTCCCTCACGCACCGTTGGTCCACCATTCAAGAACACGTTCAGAAATTCTGCTGGTGTTATGACCGGATTGGGTGTAAAAACGGGATCACGGAGGAAGAAAGG ATAGTCCAGGCATTGGGAGTGtacaaatcagaagagaagaaagCGTTCGGTTTCTTGCATTGTTGGAATACCTTACACGCTCATCAGAAGTGGACTGATAGGTTGTCTCAGAAAAAGCAGAAGACAACCTCCAATTCAAGTCCGGGTACATTTGCTCTTGGAACCAACTCGATTCGGCTTGATGATGAAGCGGAGGCTCGTAGTCCAAAAAATGATGACTCGGGCTCGGATGACGGAGGGGACTGTGGCCACGAGCTCCGCGTTCAGGCTCTGGAGTGCGCCCTCCAGGAGCAGCCTCTCGACCACAAGCCCCACCTTCAG GTTGCCGCAATGGATGGTTATACTTATAGGAGCTTGCTGAATCAGGGAAACAAGGAACCATTTTGGGATGACCGTCAACTTGGTAGTAGCTCAGCTGAGGAGCAACAATCGCCAGTTGAACAAGCTATTCCGTCCATGCCAACAAACATCAAGAGAACAGAAACTTTTAGCGATAAGGAAGACTATATGTTGGTGTTGGCATGGTTAAATATCAGTATGGATGCAACACAAGGGAATGAGCAGACTTGTTCTACTTATTGGCAGAGAATGCATTGTTACTTCCACGAGAACAGGAACTTTGAGTCAGATCGTAATCAAAATTCTCTCTTGCATCGTTGGTCGACCATTCAAGAACACGTGCAGAAGTTCTGTAGATGTTATGACCATGTTGGGTGTAGAAGCGTGATGACAGAGAAAGATAAG ATTGTTCAGGCATTGGAAGTGTACAAGGCAGAAGAAAAGAAAGCGTTCGGTTTCTTGCATTGTTGGAATACCTTACAACTCCATAAAAAATGGACCGATATGTTATCTCAGAAAAAACAGAAGACGACACCCAATTCAAGTCCAGACACGTCCAATTCAAGTTGGCCTGATGGTgaagcggaggctcccactcctgAAAATGAGCCTTTGGAAAGACCAGTAGGTAGTATGGCGGAGAAAGAACAACTACAACTTCGCAAAAGTTCTGTCTCTCCAAATAATAATATTTACATGGAAGCGGCAGATCATCTGTGGTCAAATAAGAGAGTGGCGAATAGCGTCAAAGAGCTCAAGGAAGATGAACACTTTGAACAAGCATGTGCACTAGAAGAagagaggattgcaaatgaaaaaGACATGATAGCACACAAGAGAAAAAAGCTTGAAGTAAAAGAAAGAGAGTTAGAATTCAAGAGAAAGAAGCTTGAAGTAAGGGAAAGAGAGTTAGAACTTCAGAGAAGGTTGGAAGATGGGAGAATAATGGATATGGACATTAGTGCTATGGCTGGGCCACAGCAACAATTCTACATGAGCTTGCAGAATGAGATCATCGCTCGACGATGCAATAGCTCGAAATGA
- the LOC123402861 gene encoding beta-fructofuranosidase, insoluble isoenzyme 4-like, giving the protein MSLRFSIDQPFFVVAARFAISNQHFHVSLSPMFHHRHGCAWPFLIPLLLLLFPFDESSLLRGEAAVADSHRVVLYPESATVSSIVSSKYRTAYHFQPPKNWINDPNGPLYYKGLYHLFYQYNPGSVVPGNKTWAHSVSIDLINWLRLEPALDRTEPYDTKGCWSGSVTVLTDDRPAILYTGADDVKNQAQCIAFPSNSSDPYLREWTKPSSNPVIRPDGPGLNPKQFRDPTTGWTGPDGRWRIAVGAELDGYSAALLYKSEDFVSWSRVDHPLYSSNSSTMWECPDFFAALPGNTSGLDLSAAIPNGAKHVLKMSLDSCDKYMVGVYDLEADKFVPDNVVDDRRLWLRIDYGNYYASKSFFDAKKGRRIIWGWANESDSSSDDASKGWAGIMAIPRTIWLDSDGNQLLQWPVEEVESLRRNEISHQGIELKKGDMFEIKGTDTLQADVEIEFEPGTMDGAETFDPSWLLDTEKHCREADASAPGGLGPFGLVVVASDNLEEHTDVHFRVYKSQHKHMILMCSDLRRSSLRPGLYTPAYGGFFEFDLEKERKISLRTLIDRSAVESFGGGGRVCIMARVYPATLVDDRGARMYAFNNGTAMVMVSQLKAWSMKRAHVNVKKGSSTYPAEQKANRQ; this is encoded by the exons ATGTCTCTGAGGTTTAGCATTGACCAGCCCTTCTTCGTTGTCGCCGCCCGATTTGCAATCAGCAATCAGCACTTCCATGTCTCCCTTTCCCCAATGTTCCACCATCGCCATGGCTGTGCCTGGCCCTTTCTCATCCCCCTCCTGCTTCTGCTTTTCCCCTTTGATGAATCTTCTCTCTTGCGTGGAGAAGCGGCGGTTGCCGACAGCCACAGGGTCGTCCTGTACCCGGAGTCCGCGACGGTCTCTTCCATCGTGAGCAGCAAGTACAGGACCGCCTACCATTTCCAGCCCCCCAAGAACTGGATCAACG ATCCAAATG GACCTCTGTATTACAAGGGCTTGTACCATCTCTTCTACCAGTACAACCCCGGCAGTGTTGTCCCGGGCAACAAGACCTGGGCCCACTCGGTCTCCATCGACCTCATCAACTGGCTCCGGCTCGAGCCGGCATTGGACCGGACCGAGCCCTACGACACCAAGGGCTGCTGGTCTGGCTCGGTCACCGTCCTCACCGATGACCGGCCGGCCATCCTCTACACCGGCGCGGATGACGTGAAGAACCAGGCCCAATGCATCGCCTTCCCGAGTAACAGCTCCGACCCATACCTCAGGGAATGGACCAAGCCCAGCAGCAACCCTGTGATCCGGCCGGATGGGCCGGGCCTGAACCCAAAGCAGTTCAGGGACCCGACGACCGGGTGGACCGGGCCGGACGGGCGGTGGAGGATAGCAGTTGGGGCCGAGCTGGACGGCTACAGTGCAGCACTCCTGTACAAGAGTGAGGACTTTGTGAGTTGGAGCAGGGTTGATCACCCACTCTACTCCTCCAACTCATCCACCATGTGGGAGTGCCCCGATTTCTTCGCGGCGCTGCCCGGCAACACCAGCGGACTGGACCTCTCCGCGGCGATCCCGAATGGCGCCAAGCATGTTCTCAAGATGAGCCTAGATTCCTGTGACAAGTACATGGTTGGGGTATATGACCTGGAAGCCGATAAGTTTGTGCCAGATAATGTCGTGGACGATAGGCGTCTGTGGCTGAGGATCGACTATGGCAATTACTATGCATCGAAGTCATTCTTCGATGCAAAGAAGGGGAGGAGGATCATATGGGGCTGGGCAAATGAGTCGGATAGTTCGTCGGATGATGCCTCAAAAGGTTGGGCTGGGATCATG GCGATCCCCAGGACTATATGGTTGGACAGCGATGGCAATCAGTTGCTGCAATGGCCCGTTGAAGAGGTCGAGTCCCTTCGAAGAAATGAAATCAGTCATCAAGGAATAGAGCTGAAAAAGGGTGACATGTTTGAGATCAAGGGGACAGATACTTTGCAG GCAGATGTGGAGATAGAGTTTGAGCCAGGAACCATGGATGGGGCTGAAACTTTTGATCCTTCCTGGCTCTTGGACACGGAGAAGCATTGCAGGGAAGCAGATGCTTCAGCTCCTGGTGGCCTGGGGCCATTTGGGCTTGTGGTTGTAGCCTCTGATAACCTGGAGGAGCACACTGATGTGCACTTTAGAGTCTACAAATCACAGCACAAGCACATGATTCTTATGTGCTCTGATCTAAGAAG ATCGTCCCTGAGGCCAGGGCTGTACACACCAGCCTATGGAGGCTTCTTCGAATTtgaccttgaaaaggaaaggaagATATctttaagaacattg ATTGATCGTTCGGCGGTGGAGAGCTTTGGTGGTGGCGGCAGGGTCTGCATCATGGCTAGGGTCTACCCGGCCACGCTGGTCGACGACAGAGGCGCTCGTATGTATGCTTTTAACAATGGCACGGCCATGGTCATGGTGTCACAGCTCAAGGCATGGAGCATGAAGAGGGCACATGTGAATGTGAAGAAGGGATCAAGTACTTACCCAGCAGAGCAAAAGGCTAACAGACAGTAG